One Atribacterota bacterium DNA window includes the following coding sequences:
- the dnaA gene encoding chromosomal replication initiator protein DnaA, translated as MSYNKINNKWEDILKIIQENLTPQLFNTWFSGVKYIDFKDNELKLAVPNLFCKNWLEKNYYQFLKDILVDQLGIDENVLIKFQVDSLKTPGQSRERKKNTNQDDLQKKYDKTGLNPNYAFESFIIGDSNRFAHAACMAVAQSPAKSYNPLFVYGGVGLGKTHLMHAIGNFIINKNSIHSTNISYISSEKFTNELINAIRDDSTESFRDKYRNFDILLIDDIQFLAGKEKTQEEFFHTFNALYNAGKQIVITSDRPPKDITSLESRLVSRFEWGLITDISQPDLETRIAILQKKAQSCQTEISEEIIQYIASKILTNIRQLEGALNKLDAYATLTQTKIDFPLAKQILKDFITIEEKEISIQMIQKHTAEYFNLKPSILLSKKRSKNIVTARHIAMYLTKELTDYSLTVIGDSFGGKDHTTVIHSCNKIKEQIKTDKKLKYSIDKIINQIQNGPNNI; from the coding sequence ATGAGTTATAACAAAATAAATAATAAGTGGGAAGATATTTTAAAAATTATTCAAGAAAACTTGACTCCACAACTTTTTAATACCTGGTTTTCCGGTGTTAAATATATAGATTTTAAAGACAATGAACTAAAATTAGCTGTACCTAATTTATTTTGCAAAAACTGGCTGGAAAAAAACTACTATCAATTTCTAAAAGATATACTTGTAGACCAGCTTGGAATTGACGAGAATGTATTAATAAAATTTCAGGTTGATTCATTAAAAACTCCCGGGCAGTCCAGGGAAAGAAAAAAAAATACAAACCAGGATGATTTACAAAAAAAATATGATAAAACAGGTTTAAACCCAAATTATGCATTTGAAAGTTTTATTATTGGAGACAGTAACCGTTTTGCCCATGCTGCCTGTATGGCAGTTGCCCAATCACCGGCAAAATCTTATAACCCGTTATTTGTTTATGGAGGGGTAGGGTTGGGGAAAACTCATCTGATGCATGCAATTGGTAATTTTATTATAAATAAAAATTCGATTCACTCTACTAATATCTCTTACATATCTTCAGAAAAATTCACAAATGAATTAATTAATGCCATCAGGGATGACTCAACTGAATCTTTTCGAGATAAATACCGCAATTTTGATATTCTATTAATCGATGATATTCAATTTCTGGCAGGAAAAGAAAAGACACAGGAGGAATTTTTTCATACTTTTAATGCTCTTTATAATGCGGGAAAACAGATAGTTATTACCTCTGATCGTCCACCAAAGGATATTACCAGTTTAGAAAGCCGCTTGGTATCACGCTTTGAGTGGGGGCTTATTACCGATATCTCCCAGCCGGATTTAGAGACAAGAATTGCTATTCTTCAAAAGAAGGCACAGAGCTGTCAAACAGAAATATCTGAAGAAATTATTCAGTATATTGCCAGTAAGATTCTAACCAATATACGTCAATTAGAAGGTGCCTTAAATAAGCTGGATGCCTATGCCACCTTGACCCAGACTAAGATAGATTTCCCCTTGGCTAAACAAATTTTAAAAGATTTTATCACCATTGAGGAAAAAGAAATTTCCATTCAAATGATTCAAAAACATACTGCAGAATATTTTAATCTAAAACCAAGTATATTACTATCAAAAAAAAGGTCTAAAAACATTGTAACAGCACGACATATTGCCATGTATCTAACTAAAGAACTGACAGATTATTCTCTCACTGTAATAGGAGATTCTTTTGGAGGGAAAGACCATACTACAGTAATTCATTCCTGTAACAAAATAAAAGAACAAATTAAAACAGATAAAAAGTTAAAATATAGTATAGATAAAATAATTAACCAAATACAAAATGGCCCAAATAATATATAA